One segment of Desulfomicrobium macestii DNA contains the following:
- a CDS encoding NAD-dependent epimerase/dehydratase family protein, with amino-acid sequence MKVLVTGATGFIGRHLTMLLKSKGVDFVVLGRNFVEENGIRVDLLNTQNFVEIMGKIKPTHLIHLAWYADHGKYWDSALNIEWIRATFYLLDAFYKNGGEHALVTGTCAEYDWRYGYCVENVTPEGPKTLYGESKCATRRVIELIKNQYKGTLTWARIFYPYGVDEAQARLVPSLFRFFRTEEAPFGVNSCAYRDFLHISDTVDAIYLCATNKIDEIINICSGKAVLIESIVREIASICGNNADKILKYESIRKDDPPFLVGDNQKLRALGWTQNVSLCDGLLTY; translated from the coding sequence ATGAAAGTATTAGTCACAGGTGCTACGGGGTTTATAGGTAGACATTTGACGATGTTGCTTAAGTCTAAGGGTGTTGATTTTGTGGTGTTGGGGCGAAATTTTGTGGAAGAAAACGGAATTCGAGTCGATTTGCTTAACACCCAGAATTTTGTCGAAATTATGGGTAAAATTAAGCCCACTCATTTAATTCATTTAGCATGGTATGCAGACCATGGTAAGTATTGGGATTCAGCACTCAATATTGAGTGGATTCGAGCTACATTCTATTTGCTAGATGCCTTTTATAAAAATGGTGGTGAGCATGCTTTGGTCACAGGGACTTGTGCAGAATACGATTGGCGTTATGGATATTGCGTGGAAAATGTGACTCCAGAAGGTCCAAAAACATTGTATGGAGAATCTAAATGTGCAACTCGTCGAGTTATCGAGTTGATTAAAAATCAGTATAAAGGGACATTGACATGGGCGAGAATATTCTATCCTTATGGAGTTGATGAGGCACAAGCTCGATTAGTGCCTTCTTTGTTTAGATTTTTTCGTACAGAAGAGGCTCCATTCGGTGTTAACAGTTGTGCATATAGAGATTTTTTACATATTTCGGATACCGTCGATGCTATTTATCTTTGCGCTACGAATAAAATCGATGAGATTATAAATATTTGCTCAGGCAAAGCAGTCTTAATCGAAAGTATTGTTCGAGAAATTGCAAGCATTTGTGGGAATAATGCAGATAAAATATTAAAATATGAATCGATAAGAAAAGATGATCCTCCGTTTCTTGTTGGAGATAATCAGAAATTGCGTGCACTTGGTTGGACTCAAAATGTAAGTCTTTGCGATGGACTTCTAACATATTAA
- a CDS encoding cephalosporin hydroxylase family protein has protein sequence MSCYDSFKRECAHFINSQAADNNLKDASKNFINYSFVYKYPYNFEHMGRPIIQYPQDMVAMQELIWQTKPDLIIETGIAHGGSLIMNASMLALLDMCEAIESETTLDPRQSRRKVLGIDIDIRSHNREAIELHPMASRIQMIEGSSIEPEVIDQVLRVAAGYECVLVCLDSMHTHDHVLAELNAYAPLVTPGSYCVVFDTIIEDMPENMFPDRPWGVGNSPKTAVWEYLNDHPEFEIDKSIQSKLLITVAPEGFLKRTK, from the coding sequence ATGAGTTGCTACGATAGCTTTAAACGTGAATGTGCGCATTTTATCAACAGTCAGGCTGCGGATAATAATCTGAAAGATGCGAGCAAAAATTTTATAAACTACTCTTTTGTTTACAAGTATCCATACAACTTTGAACACATGGGGCGCCCTATAATTCAGTACCCCCAAGACATGGTGGCGATGCAGGAGTTGATATGGCAAACTAAGCCTGATCTAATAATTGAAACCGGCATTGCCCACGGGGGCTCGCTGATCATGAACGCCTCTATGCTGGCGTTACTCGACATGTGTGAGGCGATCGAGTCAGAAACTACCTTGGACCCTAGGCAGTCGCGGCGCAAGGTCTTAGGCATTGATATCGACATCCGATCCCACAACCGCGAAGCCATTGAGCTGCACCCGATGGCTTCGCGTATACAGATGATTGAGGGGTCTTCTATTGAGCCGGAAGTAATCGATCAGGTGTTAAGAGTGGCGGCAGGCTATGAGTGCGTTCTGGTCTGCTTGGATTCCATGCACACTCATGATCATGTTCTGGCGGAACTGAATGCCTATGCTCCCTTGGTAACTCCGGGTAGTTATTGTGTGGTTTTTGATACTATTATCGAAGACATGCCTGAAAATATGTTTCCTGATCGACCATGGGGCGTTGGGAATAGTCCAAAGACAGCGGTTTGGGAATATCTTAACGATCATCCTGAGTTTGAAATCGACAAAAGTATCCAAAGTAAACTATTGATAACAGTTGCCCCCGAAGGG
- a CDS encoding class I SAM-dependent methyltransferase, which produces MNCRHCGAPLQHTFLDLGFAPPSNAYLTVEDLSRPEVYYPLKVKVCDQCWLVQTEDYAKAGDLFCPDYAYFSSTSSSWLGHAARYAATMREMLGLDSSSFVVEVASNDGYLLRNFVAAGVPCLGIEPTESTAAAAEKFGIPVLREFFGEALGQRLSAEGKKADLVVGNNVLAHVPDINDFVRGLKTVLKPCGIITLEFPHLMRLVEHTLFDTVYHEHFSYLSLYTVSRIFESVGLRVWNVEELSTHGGSLRVYGCHADDSRISQPSVAALLHDEASHGLQRLESYLDFQSRANKIKDDILTFLINQKCAGKKVVGYGAAAKGNTLLNYAGVKPDLLPFVCDAAESKQGKFMPGSHIPILDPEAMVAAQPDFVLILPWNIVEEVQKQNSALKERGAQFVTALPALVIL; this is translated from the coding sequence ATGAATTGTCGCCATTGCGGGGCTCCGCTCCAGCACACCTTTCTTGATCTTGGATTTGCTCCGCCCTCCAATGCGTATCTCACCGTCGAGGATTTGAGCCGTCCGGAAGTTTACTACCCGCTCAAAGTCAAGGTTTGTGACCAGTGTTGGCTGGTGCAAACCGAAGATTACGCCAAGGCCGGAGATCTCTTTTGTCCAGACTATGCGTATTTTTCCAGTACTTCGAGCAGTTGGTTGGGCCACGCGGCCCGCTATGCCGCAACCATGCGGGAGATGCTTGGCTTGGATTCGTCCAGCTTCGTGGTCGAGGTGGCGTCGAATGATGGTTATTTGCTCAGGAATTTTGTTGCCGCCGGTGTTCCTTGTCTGGGGATAGAGCCGACTGAGAGTACTGCGGCGGCAGCTGAGAAGTTTGGCATACCTGTCCTACGGGAGTTTTTTGGCGAAGCGCTTGGTCAGCGATTGAGTGCCGAAGGGAAGAAGGCGGATCTCGTTGTTGGCAATAATGTTTTGGCGCACGTGCCGGACATCAATGATTTTGTGCGTGGTCTGAAAACAGTGCTTAAACCCTGCGGAATAATCACCCTTGAATTCCCTCATTTGATGCGTCTGGTTGAGCACACCCTGTTTGATACGGTTTACCATGAACATTTTTCTTACCTTTCGCTTTACACCGTCAGCCGGATTTTTGAGTCAGTGGGTTTGCGAGTTTGGAATGTTGAAGAGCTGTCAACACACGGCGGTAGTCTACGTGTGTATGGTTGTCATGCTGACGATAGCCGAATAAGCCAGCCTTCGGTGGCAGCCCTGTTGCACGATGAGGCAAGTCATGGTCTTCAGCGTCTGGAATCATATCTGGATTTTCAATCCCGTGCCAATAAGATTAAGGATGATATACTTACTTTTCTTATCAATCAAAAGTGTGCGGGAAAAAAAGTTGTCGGTTACGGCGCAGCCGCTAAAGGGAATACGTTGTTGAACTACGCAGGGGTAAAACCTGATTTGCTGCCGTTCGTATGTGATGCAGCAGAGTCCAAACAGGGAAAATTTATGCCTGGAAGCCATATTCCTATTTTAGATCCTGAAGCAATGGTCGCCGCGCAACCCGATTTTGTGTTGATTTTGCCGTGGAATATCGTCGAAGAAGTTCAAAAGCAAAATTCAGCACTTAAAGAGCGTGGTGCGCAATTCGTAACTGCATTGCCTGCGCTAGTAATCTTATGA